AAGCGGCAAATGTGGACGTACAGCGGTATGAAAAGCGCCAAATGCAGCTTGAACTGCGATTTAACAAACGCGAATGTTAAACCCGGTGTCATAGCCGTTTCTCGGTGTAATAAATTAGCTTACAAGCTAGCAGTCTGACTAAGTAAAATGACATTGGCGACATCCACAGCGAATGAATGAACGGCGTTAAATCGCGAATGCTGAACCCGGTGTCGTGGCGGGCTTCTCGGTGTAATAAATACGCTTACAAGCTAGCTAGCAGTCTGACTAAGTGAGATGACATTGACGAAAACTTACCTTTCCGGTATAAATCCTCAAATGACGGAGTTCAGACGGTAACATTTAAAGTAGACAACAGAGGGGGAGGGTTCCTGTGGCTGCGCCGAAACTTGAAGACGGGCCATTGTCATTGGCTGAACGCTTGGCTTTGGACGTGCGTCACTGTCAGGCAACGTCGCTTGAAAGATGGAGAACGGACCCACTGAGTTGTTTTCCGAAAGAAGGAGAGTGGACTCACTGATTGGCTGTGAGGGACAGAGATCAGGCCCACTGATTGGTTGGCCGAAATATGGAAACGGTGCGgcgttttaatttatttatgaattGATTTATACaagaattttgttttttcttcttccaaatTCTGCCTCGTGTGTAgctaatatttttattttgggcCGGCTCAACATTGTAAAACAATCTAATTCTATACAAAGGgtttaatacatatatatatatatatatataaatgaaaaaggCCCAAAAGGGATATACAATCCTTCGAAATACATTAGGGCCAAGCACATGGCACCAGTAaagccatcatcatcatatatcACAACATCACATATCACTGCCTTCTCGGCAgctgtcacagctctgagacgGGTTTGAAGTCAAGCTTCCTTTGTTTTTGGACCATGAATCCATCGATGGTCCATGTACCCAGGATAAAGAACACTGTGTTGAtagcgtgtaatcaaactttgacaccaAGCCACGGTCAAACCGTGTGGTGACAGTTTAATCGGTAAGGAAGAGCGAATACAGCCGGTGATTGTGCACTAGTTCcttaaaaattacaataattcacatataaatatatgtataatcaGCAGCACATTGTTACTACGGTGGATGTCTCTAGTGATCCTAATTCAAACTAACACACAAATTTAAAAAGTGAGCTTTTCGCccgaacagggacttgaaccctggaccctcagattaaaagtctgatgctctaccgacTGAGCTATCCGGGCGCTCTATAGCACATTGGTATGGAGGTTCTATTTAAAGAAACGGTTCTATTTAAAGAGAAGATTGCATAACAAAATGGAAGGAGACGTTTCTCGCATATTACATAGACGTGGCAACGAGGACGACGGCATTCGACATATGCAGTGGCGGTTCATTATATCACATTATTTGTTCCGTAAACGGGCTCTTTACGAATATCTACTAATATATGTATCACATAATAAACGTGGTTATGTGGCTTCATGTTCAAGAAACGCTCTTTTTATTCAACTAAAGCCCTGAATTGAGCTTAAACAAAGGAGGAAGTACGTGGAGGGTACATCTCTTGTTTCACTTGGGCTAGCTAGCACCGGGTCGTTAGCATCCGACCTGTGAAGCTAGTTAAACCTTCCTGGTTAGGTTAGTGAAGACTGAGGAAATGTGAGATCGGGTTTTTTCTACATCTCCAACGCAGTCGTGAAGGGAACAGTGTTGAACATGTCCGTGTTTAGCCTCGCTGCAACGCGCACATGTCGTGGTTTGTCACTGAGAAACATCAGGCCTCCACTGAAGCTAACAAGCCCAACTGAAACAACCAAGTATCGACACTTGAACCTGCAGAGCCACATCTCCACTGTAACACGCGTGTGCAGCTCTGCACCACACAACCCAAAGGTTAGTCCATGCTAGTTTGTGAGACAAGGTCCGGTGGGTAGGATTAAGGGGAAAGAGATATATTGGCAgagtttaaaataatataattccAGTGATGATTTAAATAGTGTGATATCATCTCAATCCAAGTTTTCTTTACCCTTtatattgtgatggaaatctggagatacaagtaCTTTATATCTATGttggagcgggtcctctctatgtaaaaagccatgttttttacagtcaaTAACAACCAAAGGCTACCATAGGTGTTCATGTttagaaggggagggtgaggtgagggataTTCAGGGTCCACATGCAACTTCAGGTCAAATCAACTCCCAGGCCGGAcacaagtgcaatagatgcaaGAGGAACTGAGAAcatcagcaaaataacaatatttacaacattaataagaaaaaacagTTTGTAGACTAATGGAGAAGTGTGTCAATCTGTAAAAGTTTAAGTATTTATTcataagaaaatgtctggaagagatgaagggagcagcttTGACAAATTATTTGAGGAGTTATTGCCAGTAATGGCAGTGTATGTGAGGAGACGAATTGTATGTCAAGCAGTCTGTCCATGATCAGCTGCTACCACAATCATGATccatcaccactagatgtcacttcaTACTACACATTGAACCTCTAGTGCAGGACATTGATTCACTGTTGGTCTTATTtcctggttgtttgtctctgctccAGGTGCCTGAGTTTGCAACATGGGAACCAGTACCAGAGGACCAACTACCCCCGGTAATGTCCTCATTACTTGGTACTTGTGACTAGTATGAAATTCATGCCCATTTAGTTTAAAATCCCAGGTTCTGCTGTCTGTTATCAGCCATTTTCACACAGGtatgtaaatgtaatgaaaaaatatacatttcaacATAAGTTGTAGGAGTAGACCTGTTGGCAAgatgtaaaaacatttattgagCAGTTTATCTGTAGCCAACATGAGTCAATCTGCAATACAAACTGCATGGAAGCCCATTTCTGCCAATTTGTTATTGAGTTATTATAATGGGAAATTCTCAAAATATAATGACTTAGTTACTCAACATCATGTCTCAATATCATGTGCTAGAAACTCATAAAATGAAtgaacatgtaataaaccagcAGATTACCAAAGGTCAGACAGGCTGGGTCATGAGTCATGGAAGTGTTTGGTGATTAGACATTATCAATGAATTTAGCGGTTTTATTCAAAGGTTATTTAGAgcttaagttttttttaaagtgatggTGAATTGTACACATTTCTCACCAACCCCTCTCTGATTTTGCAGCCCACACGAATCCCTGCAGATCTCGTGGACAAACTGGAGCGACTGGCCTTGGTGGATTTCCGGACCAAAGAGGGTCTGGCCTGTTTGGAGAAAGCGATACGGTTTGCAGATCAGCTTCATGTGGTGGACACGTCGGGGATTGAGCCCATGGATTCAGTCCTGGAGGACAGGTATGGTACACTTCTGACGAGGCCTGCATATACCAAAAGTTTTCTTTGATGTCGGCCATCTCATTGTTTCATCCAAACTGCATAATTAATGAGCAACAACCACAGCTCAATTGAACCTCTTGTGAAGCCCACTGCATGATTGTGATTATGTTTTATCCATGAACAATTCAGGGCTCTATACCTGAGGAATGACACAGTGATGGAAGGGGACTGTGCTGAGGAACTGCTTCAGCTCTCCAAAAACACAGTGGAAGAGTATTTTGTGGCTCCACCAGGTGAGAATACACCTGAGAACATTAGCGTTGACTCAGTGATTTCTTGTAAATGATTGAGATGATAATTCAAGTCATTTAAAGATAATTTGTCATCAATGTTTTTCCTTGTTATTGTGAGAATTAAGGAACATTTTCTTCCCACAGGAAATATTCCTTTACCAACGCGAGAGGAGAGGGCCGAGTTACTGAAACACTCAGAGTTCTGATATTTGTGGTCTTTTCCTGGATTTCAttgacattgttttttaaatttggaGAATGGATGTGTCTTCCAAGAATTGCAATATATGATCAATTGACTAAGAAAAAGACTTGAACAGTGTTCTGCTTATCTGCAGCCAATAACAGCTATCAAAAAGCTTTATCAGATATATATAGTACAGTGCATGTTCTGgaacaggaaaaataaaaagctgctgGTCACTTACTTTCATTTTACACTATTTTTAAGTTTCACTATCCTTTCATCCAAATGGTGAGTAAGCAGTATGTGTGGCCAAAGAGTGTAATAAGGATATTCATTAATGGTATGAttgatttatattattttcatgtgtgatgttttctttgtattgttgtttaccttttgatttaaaaaaaatttttatcCATCCCTGTTGCTGTATAAAATTGTAAACAAATTATTAATGTGATCAAATTGTACAGTCAAATGTGTCAAAATTTGAGTGAACATTCCTATGGCAATTCTTTCCTGATATAAACAAGAAAACCCCCTGCTATGATTTCTTCAGCCCCACCCGTTTGAAACGTCATAGTCAGGTGGTAAAAACTTAAATATGCCCTGGGGCTTGTGATGATAGCATCATAACAACCATTGAACTATGTCCCTGCTATGCTGGAGGCGGAAGTTTCTGGACATTTCTAGAAACCTGAGGTTTACTCCACCCAAATACTTCTCTAAGTGTTCCAATTCAAAGGTCACTAAGAGTTTCCTGTTGGACAATTTGTGTAATTAGCAGAATAAGCTCCATATCAGGTCAAATAAAGATGGAATCACAAGCACAAGCTGTTATTTGAATGGTTGGACAGAAAGACGAAATGagatatgtatttatttgacaTAATAAGAATAATTTTAGGATTCCATTTTTTAACAAAGAGACCGTTTTCACAGCTATACTACTATTGGGACTTTGTATTAACTTCCAGTCATTGTGGAAAGCCTCACCTTAACCACGACCTCAGAAACGACGTTTGGCCTCATTAGGACCCGTCTTAGGTCCCCATGAGGACCGCTGGTCCTGAAAcggtcagtgtttatgctggaaaaggtcctagaagtaaccaaaacaaacaccttcacacacacagagtggaaGTCCGTGCGTCAGCTCCAAACATCCATGGGAGGAGAATAGAAACTGAAAgttagagatggagagaggaaaacGAATCTTACGAAGAGGGGAGGGAGCTGACGCGCTGGGCCAGCCTCTATATAAAGTGATGAGTCGAGTCTTCAGCTGTTAGTGTTGTTCTTGCTCCTGATCATCACTAACTTATCTGCGCTTTACTGAAGATCAACTTTTCCTGCGACGCTTCGTCTTTGAATCAAGAGGTGAGGAAAATGTTTTATACTTACACTATTTTACACGTgaatgtttatgccaaagagtttATTACAGACTtattttaaacttgttttaattgtgtttcaGACATGGAATTAACGATCACTATGCTGACCGGGCAGTCCGTCACACTGACGGTGAACCCCCAGGAGACGGTGGGCTACCTGAAGCAGGTCGTCCAGCAGAAACTGCAGGTGCCCGTTCAGAAGCAGCGGCTGCTGTTCGACAACGGCCAGCGGACTGACCTGAACGACGACCTGCGTCCCGTGGGCTCCTACGGGCTGCACTCCGGCTCCAGGCTGTCTCTGCTGGTGATCGAGCCGGCCCCCGTGCAGGTGTTCCTGAGGAATGAGAAGAACGTGCTGACCACCTACGACATCACACCCGAGGAGACCGTGAGCGACTTCAAGCGCAGGGTCAAGGCCCGGGAGGGAGTGCCGGAGTCGCAGCAGAGGCTGGTGTACCAGGGCACGGAGATGAACAACGACAGAGCCAAACTGTCAGACTACAACGTGAAGGCCCTGGACACCATCGAACTGTTAATGCGTCTGAGAGGAGGAAACTGATCATCATCTGATCATCATCTGATCATCACATAGCCTTAAACACAGTGCTTCctagttgttttttattttaacaacacATTCCAACTTTTACATGAGAATCcatacattcttttttttttgggggggggggggaattgaggGAAATGTTAAACCGGAAGCCTAAATAGATTCAAGCTTTCCAGCAGGTTTGTTGCAGATATGTTCTGAACTTTTTCTGTAATCCTGCTCTGATCCTATGTGATTATTATGCCCTGGCTTAAAGGTCAAGACTGTACGATTTGGGTTAGAGGGATCTACTGGCAAACATTTAGTTTAAAATAATCATGATGGTCTCTTCATATGAACTGAATGTATGAAGAATTCATGATAATAGAAAGTGTCACAAAAAACCGAacctttaatttattattttccttgtgacaattttattttttgctaAATGTTCTGTCTTTGCTCATTTCATTAAGCAgcctgttgtaaatattttaataaagtgAGTTTCAATGTGAATTTACATGtctctttatttcctgttttgtttctaACGCTGGAAGAATCAGTGCTCAGGGGTTGCAGAACCCCTATAGGCAA
The genomic region above belongs to Pleuronectes platessa chromosome 4, fPlePla1.1, whole genome shotgun sequence and contains:
- the LOC128438078 gene encoding uncharacterized protein LOC128438078, yielding MELTITMLTGQSVTLTVNPQETVGYLKQVVQQKLQVPVQKQRLLFDNGQRTDLNDDLRPVGSYGLHSGSRLSLLVIEPAPVQVFLRNEKNVLTTYDITPEETVSDFKRRVKAREGVPESQQRLVYQGTEMNNDRAKLSDYNVKALDTIELLMRLRGGN
- the LOC128438077 gene encoding glutamyl-tRNA(Gln) amidotransferase subunit C, mitochondrial: MSVFSLAATRTCRGLSLRNIRPPLKLTSPTETTKYRHLNLQSHISTVTRVCSSAPHNPKVPEFATWEPVPEDQLPPPTRIPADLVDKLERLALVDFRTKEGLACLEKAIRFADQLHVVDTSGIEPMDSVLEDRALYLRNDTVMEGDCAEELLQLSKNTVEEYFVAPPGNIPLPTREERAELLKHSEF